The Hymenobacter oligotrophus genome segment CGGCAACGAGCTTGTCGATCAGGCGGCGGTTCAGCAAGTTGTTCGACTCACGGTCGTAGTTCTCTTGGATGGTTTCGCGCACTTTCGCGTCGAAATCTTCCTTCGAGGTTACGGCGTCTTTGCCGAATACTTTGTCGAACAGCTCTTGGTTGAACTCGGCTTGTGCCGAGCGGTGGATTTGCTCCACTTCGAAAGTGTATTCGCCTTCAACGCCAGCAGCCAGCTCCTTCGAAAGGCCCGTGAAGTTAGCAATCAGGGTAGCGTCGCCGCCGAAAGCTTCTTTCAGATCGAAAGTCACTACGTCGCCAGCTTTCACGCCCACAAACTTATCGGCGCCGCTTTTCACCTTGTTGGTGGGCAGCATCACTTTCTGCGAAAACTCCGTGGTTTCCTGCTTCAGCTGGCCCGAGATGTAGTCGCCGGCTTCTGAGGTTTCAGGAGTGGTGTTTTCGCCGAACTGGCGGCCGATCTGCTCGTAGGTGTCGTCGAGGGTGCTTTGGTCCAGCTCCACTTTGGGGCGCTCCACCTCGAACGAGTCGCCGGTCGGCAGCGTGAAGTCGGGAATCAGGCCCAGTTCGAACTGGAAGTCGAAGTCCTTCTGGGTGTCAAAGTCTACGTTCGAAGGCACGGGCAGCGGGTCGCCCAGCAAACGCAGGTTGTTTTCCTTGATGTAGCCGTCAACCGACGAGCTCAGCAGGCGGTTGATTTCGTCGACCAGGATGCCCTTGCCGTACATCTTGCGCACCAGACCCGCCGGCACTTTGCCCGGACGGAAGCCCTTGATCTGCGCCCGCTTGCTGGTCTCCTTGATTTGCTTTTCTACAGCTTCCGAGTAGTCAGCTTCGGTGAGGCGCACCGTCAGCAGGGCGCCCTGCTGTTCGTCTTTTTTGTCGAGGGTAATGTCCAAAACGAGTCGGAGGTTAAAGGTAAGCGGGCCACTGGCCCAGTTAGATGAAAAGGCAACAAGCCCCCAACGCACCGGGGCCGGGGAGTTGAGGGCTTGTATCGAGTTGCTGCCGAAGCAGCGTGCGAGTGGTGCGGATGGAGGGACTCGAACCCACACGCCTTGCGGCACCAGATCCTAAGTCTGGCACGTCTACCAATTTCGCCACATCCGCATATAGCCGCAACCGTCTGCCGCGGGGCCGCAAAGCTAAACAAGGTTCTCGGAAAATCAAATCCTGAGGAAAAGTTGGCAACGCCGAGCGGCAAAATCTTGTTATAGCCCTAGGTGCATTGGCCCCTAGGTGCGGTTGGCATCGGCAGCCTTTATCGGCTTGCCCATCGGAACCTAAGCTAGGGAAACAGGTTTTTGTACCTTCGTCTGCCGCTTCCGCAAGCGGCCCGCAGTGCTTTTTCGCCAATGGCAACTCTTATAGATCCTGAGGTAGAACGGCAGGAAATTCTCCGCCACTACCGCCGCCTGCTTCGCACGGCCAAGCCTTACCTGAAAGAAGGCGACGCCAAGCTGATTAAAAAGGCCTTCAATACCTCGCTGGAGGCCCACAAGGACATGCGCCGCAAGTCCGGCGAGCCGTACATTCTGCACCCGTTGGCCGTAGCCCAGATTGTGGTGGAGGAAATAGGCCTGGGTACCACCAGCATTGTGGCGGCGCTGCTGCACGATGTGGTGGAGGACACCACCTGGGAGATTTCCGATGTGGAGCGCGAGTTCGGCAGCAAGGTGGCGCGCATTGTCGATGGGCTTACCAAAATCTCGGGCGTGTTCGACTACGGCACCTCCGAGCAGGCCGAGAATTTCCGCAAGATGCTGCTGACGCTGTCGGAAGACGTGCGCGTTATCCTCATCAAAATTGCCGACCGCCTGCACAACATGCGGACGCTCGACTCGATGCCGCGCCACAAGCAGCTCAAAATCGCGTCGGAAACGATTTACCTTTATGCTCCGCTGGCGCACCGCCTAGGTCTGTACGCCATCAAGAGCGAGCTGGAGGACCTGCACCTGAAGTACACCGATACGGAAACCTTCCGGGAGCTGACGCAGAAGGTGCGGCAGAGCCGGGGTGCGCGCAACCGCTTTATTAAGGAGTTTGTAACGCCGCTTGAGGAGGAGTTGCGGGAGCAAGGGTTTGATTTTGAAGTAAAAGGCCGGCCCAAAAGCATCTACTCCATACTGCGGAAGATGCGCAAGCAAAACATTCCTTTCGAGGAAGTGTACGATTTGTTTGCCATCCGCGTGATTCTGAACGTGCCGCCCGAGCAGGAAAAAGCCGCCTGCTGGCGCGTGTACTCCATCGTTACCGACTTCTATCAGCCCAACCCCGACCGCTTGCGCGATTGGGTGAGCACGCCCAAAGCCAACGGCTACGAGAGCCTGCACACCACGGTGATGTCGCAAACCGGCCAATGGGTGGAGGTGCAGATTCGTTCGCGGCGCATGGATGACATTGCCGAGAAAGGCTACGCCGCACACTGGAAGTACAAAGACACCGGCGCCGTGCAGCCCGAGTCGAGCCTGGAGGCGTGGATCAGCAAGGTGCGCGAGATGCTCGAAACCAACAACTCCAACGCCCTGGAGTTCATGGATGAGTTCCGCCAGAACTTGTTCGTGAAGGAAGTTTACGTCTTCACGCCCAAGGGCAAGCTCATTATTTTGCCCGACGGCGCCACGGCGCTCGACTTCGCCTTCGAAATCCATACGCACATCGGGCTGCAGTGCCTAGGTGCCAAGGTAAACCAGAAGCTGGAGCCGCTGAGCTACCGCCTGCGCAACGGCGACCAAGTGGAAATCCTGACCTCGCAGAAGCAGCGCCCCACGGAGGAATGGCTGGGGTACGTGACGACATCCAAAGCTCGCTCGCGCATTCGCGAATTCCTGCGCGACGACAAGCGCACCAAAGCCGAGGACGGTAAGTTTTTGGTAGAGAAGCGCCTGGAGCTCCTAGGGGTCGAGCAAAATCCCGACAACCTAAACCGTTTGCTGGCGCACTTCAACGTGCACAACCTGCACGAGTTTTACTACCGCTTGGCCATCGGCCAGATCGACGGGCGCGAAATAAAGGAAAGCCTGTTCGACCCGGCTACGCCGGCCCCTAGGTTGCCTTCAATGCTCGAGCCCAAGGCCTTCGACCAAGAGGTGCAGAAACTGCGCGGCGTGCGGCCCGACATGTTATTGATAGGGGAGAAGACCGACACGATTCGGTACACCATTGCTACTTGTTGCAACCCCATTCCGGGCGACGATGTGTTCGGGTTCGAAACCGATCAGAGCATCGAAATTCACCGTACTTCGTGCCCTAAAGCCACCAGCCTGATGTCGAGCTTTGGCAACCGCATTGTGCGCGCCAAATGGACGGATCAGCTCGAATTGGCTTTCCTGGCCGGTATTCGCATCAAAGGCTCCGACCGGGTGGGCTTGGTGAACGACGTAACCAAGATTATTTCCAACAGCCTCAAGGTAAACATGCGCTCCATCACCATCGACTCGGACGACGGCATGTTCGAAGGACAAATAATGGTGTTCGTGAACGACACCGCCCATCTGGAAAAGCTGATTCAGCGCCTTTCGCGGGTGCGCGGCGTACTCTCGGTTGAGCGTTTCGGTTCCTAGGTCGGATAAGGCCTAACCGGCAAAACAGCACGTTCGGGTATATGCCAGTACACTATAGTATATAAGAGAGCAGCACATGCTTGATGTTGAGAAATACGAAGAGGTAAAGAAGATTTTCACGGCTTACTTGGAAAGCAAGGGGCTTCGAAAAACCTCCGAACGGTACGCCATTCTGGAGGAAATTTATTCCCGGAATGGCCACTTCGATGTGGAAGAACTGTACGCCGGCATGAAAGAACGCGGCATTCAGGTAAGCCGCGCCACCGTGTACAACACCTTGGATCTGCTGGTGGAGCACCACCTCGTGAGCAAGCATCAGTTCGGCCGCAACCTGGCGCAATACGAGAAATCGTACGGTTACCGGCAGCACGACCACGTCATCTGCACTGAGTGTCATAAAGTGGTGGAGTTCT includes the following:
- the tig gene encoding trigger factor, producing MDITLDKKDEQQGALLTVRLTEADYSEAVEKQIKETSKRAQIKGFRPGKVPAGLVRKMYGKGILVDEINRLLSSSVDGYIKENNLRLLGDPLPVPSNVDFDTQKDFDFQFELGLIPDFTLPTGDSFEVERPKVELDQSTLDDTYEQIGRQFGENTTPETSEAGDYISGQLKQETTEFSQKVMLPTNKVKSGADKFVGVKAGDVVTFDLKEAFGGDATLIANFTGLSKELAAGVEGEYTFEVEQIHRSAQAEFNQELFDKVFGKDAVTSKEDFDAKVRETIQENYDRESNNLLNRRLIDKLVAETEINLPKEFFKKWLVAANKGKLTPTQVEEHYSDYEKELKWSLIRNKVVEEQGLNVSNDEILDRTISKILSQFNMPEVSDELRESVRGFADNYLRQENGKNYVQEYEAILAEKVLDNLRGQIVVKDQPMTAEDFRNQPQA
- a CDS encoding RelA/SpoT family protein — translated: MATLIDPEVERQEILRHYRRLLRTAKPYLKEGDAKLIKKAFNTSLEAHKDMRRKSGEPYILHPLAVAQIVVEEIGLGTTSIVAALLHDVVEDTTWEISDVEREFGSKVARIVDGLTKISGVFDYGTSEQAENFRKMLLTLSEDVRVILIKIADRLHNMRTLDSMPRHKQLKIASETIYLYAPLAHRLGLYAIKSELEDLHLKYTDTETFRELTQKVRQSRGARNRFIKEFVTPLEEELREQGFDFEVKGRPKSIYSILRKMRKQNIPFEEVYDLFAIRVILNVPPEQEKAACWRVYSIVTDFYQPNPDRLRDWVSTPKANGYESLHTTVMSQTGQWVEVQIRSRRMDDIAEKGYAAHWKYKDTGAVQPESSLEAWISKVREMLETNNSNALEFMDEFRQNLFVKEVYVFTPKGKLIILPDGATALDFAFEIHTHIGLQCLGAKVNQKLEPLSYRLRNGDQVEILTSQKQRPTEEWLGYVTTSKARSRIREFLRDDKRTKAEDGKFLVEKRLELLGVEQNPDNLNRLLAHFNVHNLHEFYYRLAIGQIDGREIKESLFDPATPAPRLPSMLEPKAFDQEVQKLRGVRPDMLLIGEKTDTIRYTIATCCNPIPGDDVFGFETDQSIEIHRTSCPKATSLMSSFGNRIVRAKWTDQLELAFLAGIRIKGSDRVGLVNDVTKIISNSLKVNMRSITIDSDDGMFEGQIMVFVNDTAHLEKLIQRLSRVRGVLSVERFGS
- a CDS encoding Fur family transcriptional regulator, which encodes MLDVEKYEEVKKIFTAYLESKGLRKTSERYAILEEIYSRNGHFDVEELYAGMKERGIQVSRATVYNTLDLLVEHHLVSKHQFGRNLAQYEKSYGYRQHDHVICTECHKVVEFCDPRIHGIQTMVGELLNFHILHHSLNLYGICGDCRAKAARTTE